A single region of the Sphaeramia orbicularis chromosome 6, fSphaOr1.1, whole genome shotgun sequence genome encodes:
- the LOC115421209 gene encoding uncharacterized protein LOC115421209, which translates to MSANTIVFFDLETTELDTSVCDLVQISAVCGDQFFNMYTVPCRPLSDGASQVTGFSVQDGRLFLHGVMMSTVPLRDALSYFLSYLQSFRCPILLAAHNAHRFDALVIRRVLQHCGLWMDFQRLVSGFVDTFLLSRRLYPCLEGYSQEYLVRNFLGKTYTAHNAAEDARMLQELYELWSPNREDVHYCTYRT; encoded by the exons ATGTCTGCCAATACCATCGTTTTCTTTGACCTGGAAACCACTGAATTAG ACACATCAGTTTGTGATCTGGTCCAGATTTCAGCGGTCTGTGGCGACCAGTTCTTTAATATGTACACTGTTCCCTGTCGGCCCCTGTCGGATGGTGCCTCCCAGGTGACAGGATTCTCAGTGCAGGATGGCCGTCTGTTCCTGCATGGGGTTATGATGTCCACTGTCCCACTGCGGGATGCCTTGTCCTACTTCCTGTCTTACCTCCAGTCTTTCCGGTGCCCCATCCTTCTGGCAGCTCACAATGCCCATCGGTTTGACGCTCTAGTGATCAGAAGAGTGCTGCAGCACTGCGGCTTGTGGATGGACTTCCAGAGGCTTGTGTCAGGTTTTGTCGACACCTTTCTACTCAGCAGACGGCTTTATCCATGTCTGGAAGGATACTCACAGGAGTACCTGGTCCGAAACTTCCTAGGAAAGACTTACACCGCTCATAATGCCGCAGAGGACGCCAGGATGCTGCAGGAGCTGTATGAGCTCTGGAGTCCAAACAGAGAGGATGTGCACTACTGCACCTACAGGACATGA